AAAAAATTGCGCCTTTGCGAAATACCAACAATAAACACAAACCACAAAATGAAAAGCACAACACAATGACAGAAAATGAATTATCAAAAATTGTTTTTGAAACAGGATTAAAAATCCATAAAAAACTTGGAGCAGGACTATTTGAACACGTATATGAAGAATGTCTTTTTTATGAATTAACAAAAGCAGGATTACTTGTTGAAAAACAAAAACTACTTCCAATTATTTATGAAGAATTAAAAATTGAAAACGCTTTCAGATTAGATATGATTGTTGAAAATAAATTAATCTTAGAAATAAAAACCGTTGAGTATATTAATTCAACTCATAAAGCTCAACTTTTAACTTATTTAAAAATGACGAATTGTAAATTAGGATTACTATTAAATTTTCAATCTGATATTTTTAAAAATGGAGTAACAAGAATCGCAAACTTTTTATAATTAAAGCTAACAAATATTTGACAAAGTCAAATTCCTTGCACCTTAAAACACTATTTTTGTAAAAGAAACTTTGCGCTAAACCAACAATATGCACCTACAAATAAAACAAGCCAATATCGGCTACGACAAAACCTTAATTTCAAATGCCAATGCATCTTTGAATTTAGGAGACGTTTGCTTGTTGATTGGAAATAACGGTGTTGGAAAAACAACTTTAATTAAATCGATTCTTCATCAAAATCCTTTGTTGAGCGGAGAAATTTTAATTAACAACAAAAGTGTAAAACATTTATCGGTAAAAGAAATTGCCGAAAATATTGCCATTGTTTTTTCTAAAGCGATCATTCCGCAAAATTTCACGGTTGAAGATTTGATCTCTTTAGGAAAATATATTTATTATCCTTTTTATTTTGAACTTAAAAAAGAAGATCGGGATGAAGTTTCAGATATTATTAAAGAATTAGATTTAGAGCAATACAAAAATACTCCTCTAAAAAATCTGTCTGACGGAAATCTCCAAAAAGCCTTTATTGGACGTGCATTAACACAGAACTCTCCTATTATTATTCTCGATGAGCCGACAACTCATTTAGATGAAAAAAATAAAATCATCATTCTAAAAACACTTCGGAAACTTGCCAAAGAACAAAATAAACTGATTTTGTTTTCTTCCCACGATTGGCGTTTGGCAAAAGAATTTGCCGATAAAATCTGGTATGTTAAAAACCAGAAATTATTTTCCGGAATTGTTGAGGATATTTTACTAATGCATGATGAGTTGACGAATGCATCATTATTTCAGGTTAATAAAAATTTTGTTGCTCCTTCCATTATTTCGCCCGAAATTCAAAAAGAGATGCTCTACTCTTTATTGCAAAAAAACTTTCAAAAAGACCTTTCATTATTCCATTTTCAATATAACGATACATTTTGGGAGATTTCTTACAAAAACGAAATCTACAAATGCGAATCCTTCGAAGAAATCGTTAATTTGATTACAAAGCTTCATTAATACAATCTTTTATTTGTTTATTCTATATACTATGCATGCATAGTATTATGCTTGTCATATAATTTAAATTACTGATATTCAGTTAATTAATAAATTTTAATATTAATTAATACTATGCATGCATAATATTTACTACATTTGATAAAACCGATTAGCAAAAATAATATGATGGATAATAAAGAAAAAACAGAAAACGTAGACCTCATTCTGAAGCAGACTTGGTTGGCTGTTTCAAAAATGTATACTGAGCTTGCACAAGAACACGATTCTACTGCTGTTCAGGCTTTAACATTACTTAAAATTGATCCAAAAGAAGGGACAAGAAGTACCAATTTAGGCCCGAAAATGGCAATCGAGCCAACTTCTCTCACAAGAATTATTAAACTCCTTGAAGACAACGGATATATCTACAAAGAAAAGACGACTACCGATAAAAGAGAAGTCATCATTAAGCTTACGGATAAAGGATTAAGCTCAAGAAATATGTCGAAAGAAGTGGTGGTAAATTTCAACAAAAAAGTGATGGAGAAAATTTCTCCTGATAAGTTGGAAACCTTCAAAGAAGTAATGAGTGAAATCATGAAAATTGCTGCCGACTTGAATAACAGAAAATAAAAAATTCGCCTTTTTTGGAACGTCTTAAATAAAAATCCTAACCAAAAGAGGTGAAATTAAGCGATAATAACTAAAATAAATATTAATGAAAAGAAGAATCAAACACGTTACGGTATTAGGTTCCGGAATTATGGGAAGCGGTATTGCTGCACACTTTGCCAATATTGGCGTGCAGGTTTCACTGCTCGATATTGTTCCTTTTGAATTAAATGAAGCCGAACAGAAAAAAGGTTTGACAAAAGACGACAAAGCTGTGCGAAACAGAATTGCTTCCGAAAACTTTGAAAAACTTAAAAAAGCAAGTCCTGCACTACTCTATTCTCCGAAATTTGCCGACAGAATTAAAGTAGGGAATTTTGATGATGATTTAGCGAAAATAAAAGATACTGACTGGATCATTGAAGTTGTTGTTGAAAAACTTGACATCAAAAAATCGGTTTATGAAAAAATTGAACAGTTTAGAAAACCAGGAACTTTAGTTTCTTCAAATACTTCTGGAATCCCAATTAATATGTTGGTAGAAGGAAGAAGCGGTGATTTCAAACATTATTTTGCAGGAACACATTTCTTTAATCCTGTAAGATATCTTCCTCTTTTAGAGATTATTCCTACAAAAGATACATCTCCTGAAATCATAGATTTCTACATGAGTTACGGAGCAAAATTCTTAGGCAAAACAACTGTTTTGGCAAAAGATACTCCTGCGTTTATCGCCAATAGAATCGGGGTTTTCTCGATGATGGATTTGCTTCATAATGTTCAGAAATTATGTTTAAATGTTTCTGATGTAGATAAATTGACAGGTCCGGTTATCGGGCGTCCAAAATCTGCGACGTTCAGAACAGCCGATGTTGTAGGTTTAGATACTTTGGTAATGGTTGCAAACGGTGTTCGTCAAAGCGGTGCTGAAGCAAATGATTTCAACAATGTTTTTGCCCTTCCTGATTATATTCAGAAAATGGTAGACAACAAATGGTTGGGTTCAAAAACCGAGCAAGGTTTCTATAAAAAAGTGAAAGGCGCAGACGGAAAATCTGAAATTCACGGATTAAATCTTGATACTTTAGAATACGAACTTCAAGGAAAATCTTCTTTCCCTACTTTAGAATTAACTAAAAATATCGATAAACCAATTGACAGATTTAAAGTCTTAATTGGTGGAAAAGACAAAGCTGGAGAGCTTTACAGAAAATCTTTGGGAGCATTATTCGCTTATGTTTCGCACAAAGTTCCTGAAATTTCTGACGAAGTTTACAAAATTGATGATGCAATGAGAGCTGGTTTCGGTTGGGAAAACGGGCCTTTCGAAATTTGGGATGCAATTGGGGTTCAAAAAGGTATTGAGTTGGCTAAAGAAGCGGGTTATGAAGTTTCAGACTGGGTTAAAAATGTAGAGTCTTTCTATAAAGTAAATGAAGATGGACAAAGCATTTATGTTGATAAAAATTCAGGGGAATACAACAAAATTCCTGGGCAAGATGCTTTTATTATTTTAGATAATATCAGAAAAAACAAGACACTTTGGAGTAATTCAGGTTCTTCAATTGAAGATTTAGGCGACGGAATCATCAATTTTGAAATCCGTTCTAAAATGAATTCTCTGGGAGGCGAAGTTTTAGATGGATTAAACAGAGCGATTGATTTAGCTGAAAAAGAATACGACGGATTAGTGATCGGAAATCAAGGTACAAATTTCTCTGTTGGAGCGAATTTAGCTATGATTTTAATGATGGCAATCGAGCAAGATTGGGATGATTTGAATATGGCAATTGCTTATTTCCAAAAATCGATGATGAGAGTTCGTTAC
Above is a genomic segment from Chryseobacterium mulctrae containing:
- a CDS encoding GxxExxY protein, with protein sequence MTENELSKIVFETGLKIHKKLGAGLFEHVYEECLFYELTKAGLLVEKQKLLPIIYEELKIENAFRLDMIVENKLILEIKTVEYINSTHKAQLLTYLKMTNCKLGLLLNFQSDIFKNGVTRIANFL
- a CDS encoding ABC transporter ATP-binding protein yields the protein MHLQIKQANIGYDKTLISNANASLNLGDVCLLIGNNGVGKTTLIKSILHQNPLLSGEILINNKSVKHLSVKEIAENIAIVFSKAIIPQNFTVEDLISLGKYIYYPFYFELKKEDRDEVSDIIKELDLEQYKNTPLKNLSDGNLQKAFIGRALTQNSPIIILDEPTTHLDEKNKIIILKTLRKLAKEQNKLILFSSHDWRLAKEFADKIWYVKNQKLFSGIVEDILLMHDELTNASLFQVNKNFVAPSIISPEIQKEMLYSLLQKNFQKDLSLFHFQYNDTFWEISYKNEIYKCESFEEIVNLITKLH
- a CDS encoding MarR family winged helix-turn-helix transcriptional regulator, with the translated sequence MMDNKEKTENVDLILKQTWLAVSKMYTELAQEHDSTAVQALTLLKIDPKEGTRSTNLGPKMAIEPTSLTRIIKLLEDNGYIYKEKTTTDKREVIIKLTDKGLSSRNMSKEVVVNFNKKVMEKISPDKLETFKEVMSEIMKIAADLNNRK
- a CDS encoding 3-hydroxyacyl-CoA dehydrogenase/enoyl-CoA hydratase family protein; translated protein: MKRRIKHVTVLGSGIMGSGIAAHFANIGVQVSLLDIVPFELNEAEQKKGLTKDDKAVRNRIASENFEKLKKASPALLYSPKFADRIKVGNFDDDLAKIKDTDWIIEVVVEKLDIKKSVYEKIEQFRKPGTLVSSNTSGIPINMLVEGRSGDFKHYFAGTHFFNPVRYLPLLEIIPTKDTSPEIIDFYMSYGAKFLGKTTVLAKDTPAFIANRIGVFSMMDLLHNVQKLCLNVSDVDKLTGPVIGRPKSATFRTADVVGLDTLVMVANGVRQSGAEANDFNNVFALPDYIQKMVDNKWLGSKTEQGFYKKVKGADGKSEIHGLNLDTLEYELQGKSSFPTLELTKNIDKPIDRFKVLIGGKDKAGELYRKSLGALFAYVSHKVPEISDEVYKIDDAMRAGFGWENGPFEIWDAIGVQKGIELAKEAGYEVSDWVKNVESFYKVNEDGQSIYVDKNSGEYNKIPGQDAFIILDNIRKNKTLWSNSGSSIEDLGDGIINFEIRSKMNSLGGEVLDGLNRAIDLAEKEYDGLVIGNQGTNFSVGANLAMILMMAIEQDWDDLNMAIAYFQKSMMRVRYSSIPVVVAPHGMTLGGGCEMTMHADRVVAAAETYIGLVETGVGVIPGGGGTKEFALRTSREFHSDDVKNNRLREAFMNIAMGKVATSAYEAYDMGILEKGKDIVVVDKKRQIAEAKKVAKLLAEQGYTQPIEQTVKVLGKDALGMFYVGTDQMLTGNFISAHDKKIADKLANVLVGGNLSEPTVVTEQYLLNLERETFLQLCGERKTLERIQFMLQKGKPLRN